DNA sequence from the Candidatus Kaistella beijingensis genome:
TCTTATTTTTTGGGGACCACCCGGAACGGGAAAAACAACTTTAGCGGAAATTATTTCGGAAAAATCGGGCAGGAAATTTTTTAAACTTTCCGCAGTTTCTTCGGGGGTGAAAGATGTTCGTGAAGTAATTGACGAAGCCAAAAAGCAAAACCTTTTTTCAGGAAAATCGCCGATTCTTTTTATTGATGAAATTCACCGTTTCAATAAATCGCAGCAGGATTCTTTACTTCATGCGGTGGAAAAAGGGTGGATTGTCTTGATTGGAGCGACAACAGAAAATCCAAGTTTTGAGGTGGTTTCCGCACTTTTGTCGCGAAGTCAGGTGTATGTTTTGAAATCGTTAAGTTATGATAAATTGGAAGAACTTGCCGATATTTCTTTAAACAAATTCAATGAGGAGGAAGGAACTGATATTAAGATTAAAGACAAAGAAGCCTTTATTCAATATTCGGGTGGTGATGCGAGAAAGCTTATTAATTCGGTGGAAATCGTTTTGAATAATTTCAAAAATTCTTCAAAAAAAGAGATTTCCAACGAAGATGTACTTTCCGTTTTGCAGGAAACAATGGCACTTTATGATAAAAATGGAGAACAGCATTACGACATTATTTCTGCATTTATAAAATCGATGCGTGGTTCAGACCCAAATGCGGCGGTTTATTGGCTCGCAAGAATGTTGGTAGGTGGGGAAGATATTAAGTTTATTGCACGAAGAATGCTGATTTTGGCGGCGGAAGATATTGGTTTGGCAAATCCGAATGCGTTGGTTATTGCCAACAACTGTTTTCAGGCGGTAAATGTTATTGGAAATCCCGAAGCCAGAATTATTTTGAGTGAAACTGCAGTTTATTTGGCGGTTTCCCCGAAATCGAATTCCACTTATTTTGCGATTAACGAAGCGATGTCTTTGGTGAAAAGAACAGGGAATCTTCCTGTCCCTCTTCATTTGCGAAACGCTCCAACCAAACTGATGAAAGATTTGGATTATGGAAAAGATTATGATTACGCACATTCTCACGAAGGAAATTTCGTAGATTTAGAATTTTTACCAGAAGAAATTAAAGGAACAAAATTGTACGAACCGGGAAAAAACTCAACGGAAAATAAAATCTCGGAAGAGTTGAAAAAAAAGTGGAGAGGGAAGTATTTCGATTAATTTTCACTTTCCTTTCCATCAACAGTTTTCATGTAAATTTGGAAAAAATGAGGTTGCAGTTTTCTGCATTTTGACCCACAAAATTATTCGATGTTGAAATCATAAAATTCTTTATCTTTAATTCAAATTTCCGTCATGAAAAAATTCTATTCTTTTTTGATTTTCAACTGTTTAGTTTTCCTGCTTTCTGCGCAAATTCCGTTCGAGAATAAAACTTTAGTTGATAAAGAAATAGGGAAGTACATGAAAATGATTAATTTCAATGTCAATCCAAACACGTTAAATTATGATTTGAAATATCAAAGACTCGATGTAGAAGTTGATCCTGCCGTTTTATGGATTTCAGGTTCGGTCACTTCCCATTTTTTGCCGAATCAAAATATGTCAAATATCTATTTCGACTTTACCAATACAATTCCTGTTTCGCAAGTGGTTTATCATGGGCAGAATCTGAATTTCCAACAACTTTCAACCAAAGAACTGAAAATTGATTTTCCAGCGACCATTCCTGCAAACTCAATGGACTCACTTACAGTTCATTATTCAGGGGTTCCAGATAATTCTGGGAGACCTTCTTTTTTTGTGGGGACAAAGTATGGTTTTCCAACATTGTCCACGCTTTCCGAACCTTATGGTGCGCAAAATTGGTTTCCAACGAAACAAAGCATGAACGATAAAATTGAAGGTTTCGATTTCAAAATTACGACGCCGGATCAATACAGCGTTGCCGCAAACGGAAAATTGATGTCCGAAATCGTACTTCCGGGAAATAAAAAGAAAACTTTTTGGCGAACACAATATCCAATGGCGGCTTATCTTGCAGCAATTTCTGTGGGTAATTTTACTAAAACTAATGATTTCATGGGAAATTCATCTTTTCCGTATGTCAATTATATTTATCCTGATACCTACGCAAATCCTGCAGTGGTAGCAAATTTGGAATGGACTAAAACCGTAATGCAAATTTTTGAAAATCACTTCGGTCCTTATCCTTTTTCCAACGAAAAATACGGCCACATGGAATTTAATCTTCCCGGTGCTGCGATGGAGCATCAAACGATGTCGTCCATGGATTCGTTTCCGAGAGCGGCAATTGTTCACGAACTTGCTCATCAATGGTTCGGCGATAAAATTACTTGCGGTGCATGGAACGACATTTGGCTGAATGAGGGTTTCGCCACTTTTTCAGAACATGTGATTTATGAAAAAAATATGATGACGCATCAGGAATTTATGAACCATTTGCTGAATCAAATGAATGCCATTACCAATTTACCGAATGGAAGTGTTTATGTTAATGACAGTAATTTGGGTAACATTCCTGTTGTTTTCAGTGGGCGTCTTTCCTACGCTAAAGGTGGATTCTGTTTAAGAATGATGAAGTGGATTTTAGGCGACGACGTTTTTTATCAGGCTTTAAGAGATTACACGTCAAACCCTTCATTTGCATACAAATACGCAAAAACAGAAGACTTCAAAAATCAATTGCTGGTTTCAACAGGAAAAGATTTTACCGAGTTTTTTAACGACTGGATTTACGGACAAGGTCACCCGACCTATGAGATTAGATGGAACCAACCGATTGCCAATCAGGAAGTCAAATTTTTGGTCTCGCAGACCCAAAGTGATCCGTCCGTGAGTTTTTTCGAAATGCCTTTACCAATAAAAGTTATCGGGACGAATGGCGAAACGGCTTATCTGGTATTAGATCACAGTTCTAATAATCAATTTTTTTCTAAAACGTTGACTTTCCAAGTGGCAAGTGTGGAATTTAATTATGAATACCAAATAATTGAAAAAAACTCCACGGTTATTCACGATTTGGCTTTGGCAACAGATTTTGTGAATAAAGTTGAGGTGGCGTTATTTCCAAACCCTGTGAAAAATGAAATTAATTTTAAAGGAATTTCTAAAGTTTCCGAATATGAAATTTTTAGTGCAGATGGAAAACTCATTAAATCCGGAACTTATAAACCATTCGCTTTCATCAATGTTGCAGGGATGACTAAAGGTGTTTATTTTATTAAAATTAATGGAAAGAAATTAAAATTTGTAAAGGATTAATCAATAGGAACGGGCTTTATGACGTTAAAAGTTTTATATAGACTGACTGGCTTTGCCAAAAATGATGAAATAGCCTTAACTTTCCAGCAAATATTCGTTGTAATGTCCGACGAATTTTACGATTGCACCAATCGAACGCAGTTCTTCCAACGCGTTTTCCGATAAAACAGGATGCCATTCATTCGCGACATTGATAAAGAAAAAATAATTTCCTAAACTTTTTTTCATGGTTCGGCTTTCAATTTTGGAAAGGTTCATTTTTCGCCACGCAAATACGGAAAGAACCTGATGAAGTCCACCTGCATGATCTTCGGGAAGGGTAATCATCAAAGAAGTTTTCTCTGACGTTTTTGGGAATTTTAATGGCAAAAAATTTCTCTTTTTAGAAATCACGATAAACTTGGTGTGGTTCTGTTCAAAATCCTGAATATTTTCGTGAATGATTTTCAGGCCGTACAATTTCGCCGCGTAGGAATTGGCAATTGCCGCCCATTTTTCCTGAGGATTTTCTGAGACTAATTTAGCGGAAGCAGCCGTAGAACTGAAATCCTGCGTCTCCATATTTTTAAAATGATAAAAACGGAAATGAAAAGTCTGCGCTAAAGCTTGCGGATGTGAAATAATTTTTTCAAAACTTTCGTTATTGGGATGAATCATTAAATGTTGTGCAATCGGCATCACGACTTCAGTTTCAATGAAAATATTTTCGAAATCGTACAGATAATCCAAAGTCATGGAAACGGTTCCCTCAATCGAATTTTCCAAAGGAACGACTGCTTTTTCAACCTCACCATTTTTCACCGCATTGAAACAATCGAGAATGCTCGATTGGGGAACGAGTTCATCATCAGGAAAAATTTGCGAACAGGCGAGCTGCGTGAAACTTGCGCGTGGACCAAGGAAAGCGATTTTCATGCGGTAAAAATAGAAAAATCCGCACAAAAAGTACGGATTTCCTTGTTTAACAAATTAAAATTAAAGATTATGCTTTTACTTCAGCATTAATTCCTTCCTGAATACTTCCGTTTGAAAGCGCAATTTCTGGCATTGCGTAAATGTGTGATTTTGCGCGTATTTCAACGATTTTCTTTACATGATTCAAATCTTTGGCTTCTTCCAGGGTCATGTCCTTAAACTCGTACATTTTCACTACATGATTTTGCTCGAAAGATTTTTTAACTTTTTGCAGTTCTTCTTCGCTGTGTATGGCAACGCTTGTGATTAATTTATCTACCTCAATGTTAATGATTTCCGGGTTTGCATTTCCGAAAAGTCTTTCCCAAAAACTTCTTTTCACTTCAGGTGCATTTTCTTTGTCGGTTCTGTAAATGATGTAATCCTCGTTTTTAATCCCCGACTGTTCTAAACTTGCCGATACTTCTTTGGCGTTTTCCTGACTTGGAAACAGGCCAACAACTGTGTAATTCATCATGATTTTATTGTTGTGTGTTAAATTCATTGCAAATATACTTCATTTTTGAATCATAAATGTTAAAATAAAAAATATTAACACAAAGTTGATAAAAATCAGTAAATATTTTATGAATATCATAATTTATTTTGTGGTTGAGATTGTGTTTTCAATAGGTTAAATTAGTGAATGTTGTTAAAAAGGTAAGCTTTTCCAGTAATTTTTATTGAACTACATTTGTAAAGCATTATTAATTATTACTTTTTCATTATTAATCAAAACGATTATGAACGTTCTTCTTGCTTCCACATCCACGCTTTTTGGTGGAAATTATCTGGAGTATTTAACCACTGAAATCATCCGTCTTTTTGACGGAGTTGACGAAATCATTTTCATCCCTTTTGCAAGACCGGGCGGAATTTCGCACGAGGAATACACTAAAAAAGTGCAGGATTTTTTCGCAGATTTAAATATTTCCGTGAAAGGACTGCACGAATTTGACGATAAAGTTGCAGCACTCAATTCAGCGAAAGGATATTTTACAGGCGGCGGAAACACTTTTCTGCTCGTGAAAACTTTGCATGATGAAAATCTGATGCAGGTTCTAAAAGAAAATGTAGAAAAGGGAAAACCTTATCTCGGTTCAAGCGCAGGTTCGAACATTGGCGGAATCAACATGAAAACCACGAACGATATGCCGATTGTTTATCCACCGAGTTTTGACTGTATGGGACTGGTTCCGTTCAACCTAAATCCGCATTACCTCGACCCAAATCCTGAACTGAAACATAACGGAGAAACCAGAGAAACACGAATCAAGGAATTTTTGACCCAAAACGACACCAAAGTGGTCGGACTTCGCGAAGGAAACTGGATCAAAAGAATTGGAGATAAAATAACCGTTGAAGGGAGCGAATCCACCAGAATTTTTGAAAAAGGGAAGGAGCCGTATGAAGTGGGGGCGGGAAGTGTTCTTTAATGTGAATTCTGCTTCGTCGTTGAATCGCTTCACTGGGAGTGGTGAATTGGCGTGTCTCGTTGTAAGGACAAATCGCTATTGTAACAACGTGGAACTTGAAAGCTGAAACCAAAAACTTCTATTCTTCCTTCCAACGCTTCTCGATGATTTTCATCAAAAACTCAGGACATTTCACCGGTCGATTGGTTTTGGCCTCGAAAAAAAAGAGCGTGGTTTTTGCTTCGGTGATTTTTTCTTTCGCCTCGTTGTAAATTTCATAGTCAAATTCAATTCGAACACTGGGAATTTTTTTGATGTAGGTATGAATTTCTAAAATTTGGTCATAAAGTGCAGGTTTCAAATACTTAATTTGATACTCCGAAACAGGAAGCCAAATTCCCAGTTTTTCAATTTCATCATACGGCATTCCAAGTTCCCGAAAAAGTTCGACACGGGCAACTTCAAAATATTCGGCGTAG
Encoded proteins:
- a CDS encoding acyl-CoA thioesterase, giving the protein MIHTTHSLRVRYGETDPMKYVYYGNYAEYFEVARVELFRELGMPYDEIEKLGIWLPVSEYQIKYLKPALYDQILEIHTYIKKIPSVRIEFDYEIYNEAKEKITEAKTTLFFFEAKTNRPVKCPEFLMKIIEKRWKEE
- a CDS encoding M1 family aminopeptidase, with the translated sequence MKKFYSFLIFNCLVFLLSAQIPFENKTLVDKEIGKYMKMINFNVNPNTLNYDLKYQRLDVEVDPAVLWISGSVTSHFLPNQNMSNIYFDFTNTIPVSQVVYHGQNLNFQQLSTKELKIDFPATIPANSMDSLTVHYSGVPDNSGRPSFFVGTKYGFPTLSTLSEPYGAQNWFPTKQSMNDKIEGFDFKITTPDQYSVAANGKLMSEIVLPGNKKKTFWRTQYPMAAYLAAISVGNFTKTNDFMGNSSFPYVNYIYPDTYANPAVVANLEWTKTVMQIFENHFGPYPFSNEKYGHMEFNLPGAAMEHQTMSSMDSFPRAAIVHELAHQWFGDKITCGAWNDIWLNEGFATFSEHVIYEKNMMTHQEFMNHLLNQMNAITNLPNGSVYVNDSNLGNIPVVFSGRLSYAKGGFCLRMMKWILGDDVFYQALRDYTSNPSFAYKYAKTEDFKNQLLVSTGKDFTEFFNDWIYGQGHPTYEIRWNQPIANQEVKFLVSQTQSDPSVSFFEMPLPIKVIGTNGETAYLVLDHSSNNQFFSKTLTFQVASVEFNYEYQIIEKNSTVIHDLALATDFVNKVEVALFPNPVKNEINFKGISKVSEYEIFSADGKLIKSGTYKPFAFINVAGMTKGVYFIKINGKKLKFVKD
- the pheA gene encoding prephenate dehydratase, producing the protein MKIAFLGPRASFTQLACSQIFPDDELVPQSSILDCFNAVKNGEVEKAVVPLENSIEGTVSMTLDYLYDFENIFIETEVVMPIAQHLMIHPNNESFEKIISHPQALAQTFHFRFYHFKNMETQDFSSTAASAKLVSENPQEKWAAIANSYAAKLYGLKIIHENIQDFEQNHTKFIVISKKRNFLPLKFPKTSEKTSLMITLPEDHAGGLHQVLSVFAWRKMNLSKIESRTMKKSLGNYFFFINVANEWHPVLSENALEELRSIGAIVKFVGHYNEYLLES
- a CDS encoding replication-associated recombination protein A; its protein translation is MNHNIPLAEKLRPKTLDDVLGQEHLTGKNGTIRKMLENDTLNSLIFWGPPGTGKTTLAEIISEKSGRKFFKLSAVSSGVKDVREVIDEAKKQNLFSGKSPILFIDEIHRFNKSQQDSLLHAVEKGWIVLIGATTENPSFEVVSALLSRSQVYVLKSLSYDKLEELADISLNKFNEEEGTDIKIKDKEAFIQYSGGDARKLINSVEIVLNNFKNSSKKEISNEDVLSVLQETMALYDKNGEQHYDIISAFIKSMRGSDPNAAVYWLARMLVGGEDIKFIARRMLILAAEDIGLANPNALVIANNCFQAVNVIGNPEARIILSETAVYLAVSPKSNSTYFAINEAMSLVKRTGNLPVPLHLRNAPTKLMKDLDYGKDYDYAHSHEGNFVDLEFLPEEIKGTKLYEPGKNSTENKISEELKKKWRGKYFD
- the pepE gene encoding dipeptidase PepE; translated protein: MNVLLASTSTLFGGNYLEYLTTEIIRLFDGVDEIIFIPFARPGGISHEEYTKKVQDFFADLNISVKGLHEFDDKVAALNSAKGYFTGGGNTFLLVKTLHDENLMQVLKENVEKGKPYLGSSAGSNIGGINMKTTNDMPIVYPPSFDCMGLVPFNLNPHYLDPNPELKHNGETRETRIKEFLTQNDTKVVGLREGNWIKRIGDKITVEGSESTRIFEKGKEPYEVGAGSVL